Below is a window of Streptomyces sp. NBC_01429 DNA.
CCCGCCTCGTGCGGAACGAAGAGAAACCGCCCGGCCCCGTAGGTGTCCGCGCCGTTGGTCGGGTCGCCGAAGACCAGCAGAAGCGTTCCGTCGTCGTCGAACGCGGACAGCACGTAGTCGACGCCGTCCAGAGTCACCGCTATGTCGCCCGGAACGACCAGTTCCCGGCTGCCCCCGCTGTCCCGTATGTGCTCGAACGGCACCCGCCGGTCGGTGGCGACCGGGGTGAAGGCCGCCTCGACGACCCACTCGGGGTGGAACGGGAAGGCGTCGATGTCCGCGAAGTTCCGTACGGCCGGAGCCCCGGCGTCCCAGAACCGCAGCCCGTGCTCGGGCTCCCCGGTGTACAGATTCGTCCGCGCCACCGTGGTCACCGTCACACCGTCGCCCGCCTCGGCGCGCGCCTGCTTCCCGGCCGCTTCGGCATCGACCCGGGCCGGCAGCCACCGCGTCTCGACGAGCGCCAGATTCCCGAGAGGCGCCACGACGGCCTCCCGCCGCGCCCCCCGCCACTCCTCGAAACCCGCCCGCGCGGCGGCGACAACGGTCGCGGAGGCGCGGAGCGAAGACGGTACGGACATGCGGGGCTCGCTTCGGTCGGTGCGGACGGGCTCGATCCGGCGCACCCTCGCAGCCAGGTCTGGAACCGCTGAATCGTACCTACATAGGACCATTTCAAGCCACGAAAGTTCACACTCCGAGACGCCCGTCTCAAAACCGACCGCGCGGGCCTCCCGTCGGCGTCCCCTACAGGTCGTAGACCGCCGTCACCGGCGCGTGGTCGCTCCACCGCTCGCCGTGGGTGGCCGCGCGCTCGACCCAGGACTTCACCGCTCGCCCGGCGAGACCCTCCGTGGCCACCTGGTAGTCGATGCGCCAGCCCGCGTCGTTGTCGAAGGCCCGGCCACGGTAGGACCACCACGAGTAGGGGCCGTCCTGGTCCGGGTGCTGGGCCCGTACGACATCGACATAGCCGGTCTCGTCGAAGACCCGGCTCAGCCACGCGCGCTCCTCGGGGAGGAAGCCGGAGGACTTGCGGTTGGCCTTCCAGTTCTTGAGGTCGGCCTCGCTGTGGGCGATGTTCCAGTCGCCACAGACCAGGACCTCGCGGCCGTCGGCCGCCGCGCTCGCCTTCAGCCCCTCCAGATACGGGAGGAACTCGTCCATGAAGCGGATCTTCTCGTCCTGCCGCTCCGTGCCGACCTCGCCGGAGGGCAGATAGAGGCTGGCGACCGTGACGCCCGGCAGGTCGATCTCCACATACCGGCCGCTCGCGTCGAACTCCGCGCTCCCGAACCCGATCCGAGTACGCTCCGGCTCCCGCCGCGAGAGCAGCGCGACCCCCGCGCGCCCCTTGGCCTCGGCGGGCGCGTACAGCACGTGCCAGCCTTCCGGGGCACGGACCTCGTCGGGCAGCTGGTGCGGCTCGGCCCGTACCTCCTGGAGGCAGACCACCTCGGCCGAGGTGCCGTCGAGCCACTCCACGAACCCCTTCTTGGCGGCGGCGCGGAGTCCATTCACATTCACGGATGTCACGGTGAGCATCCAGGCACAGTACCGGCACCCCTCGGCGGGCGAGAAGTTCGGTTATGTCGCCAATCGACCGCGTATGCCGCTAGTCGACCACGGATATCTTCGTGCCGAGCGCGGCGAACTTCCAGATCGCGCTTCCGGCATCGATACCGACGCGGATGCCGCCCGTGCTCGTGCCGGGCGCGGGCTGGGGCGAGGCGCCGTCG
It encodes the following:
- a CDS encoding DUF1684 domain-containing protein is translated as MSVPSSLRASATVVAAARAGFEEWRGARREAVVAPLGNLALVETRWLPARVDAEAAGKQARAEAGDGVTVTTVARTNLYTGEPEHGLRFWDAGAPAVRNFADIDAFPFHPEWVVEAAFTPVATDRRVPFEHIRDSGGSRELVVPGDIAVTLDGVDYVLSAFDDDGTLLLVFGDPTNGADTYGAGRFLFVPHEAGNSTVVLDFNRAFVPPCGFSAQYNCPLPPRQNRIHLPVEAGEKLPVFHGGYAVH
- a CDS encoding exodeoxyribonuclease III encodes the protein MLTVTSVNVNGLRAAAKKGFVEWLDGTSAEVVCLQEVRAEPHQLPDEVRAPEGWHVLYAPAEAKGRAGVALLSRREPERTRIGFGSAEFDASGRYVEIDLPGVTVASLYLPSGEVGTERQDEKIRFMDEFLPYLEGLKASAAADGREVLVCGDWNIAHSEADLKNWKANRKSSGFLPEERAWLSRVFDETGYVDVVRAQHPDQDGPYSWWSYRGRAFDNDAGWRIDYQVATEGLAGRAVKSWVERAATHGERWSDHAPVTAVYDL